A single window of Pseudoduganella plicata DNA harbors:
- a CDS encoding UvrD-helicase domain-containing protein — protein sequence MQNLLQNLNPEQLAAVTLPPQNALILAGAGSGKTRVLTTRIAWLIQTGQVSPAGILAVTFTNKAAKEMLTRLSAMLPINTRGMWIGTFHGLCNRLLRTHYRDAALPQSFQILDSQDQLSMIKRLLKAQNVDDEKYPPKTVMYFINNHKDQGLRAGQIDAYDAIERKLVELYALYDDQCQREGVVDFAELLLRTYELLTRNQPLREHYQQRFRHILVDEFQDTNNLQYNWLKLLAGHGTGGGGALFAVGDDDQSIYAFRGANVGNMSAFEAEFNVQNLIKLEQNYRSHGHILDAANMLIANNSKRLGKNLRTDAGHGEQVRVYEASSDLQEAQWIIEEAKNLIAEGASRSEIAVLYRSNAQSRVIEHALFSAGIPYHVYGGLRYFQRAEVKHAIAYLQLMDNPHNDSAFLRVVNFPARGIGARTLEQLQNAAESYGISLYAAVPYMVGKAGTSLGGFVKLVEGVRFETQQMALPELVRITLESSGLLAHYATEKEGADRIENLEQMVNAATQFVSEEGYGQGAPAHLGPQADAQAGEAIVNADGVEILDADAPLATVMSPLSAFLSHASLEAGDNQAQAGQEALQLMTVHSAKGLEFDNVFITGLEEGLFPHESSSKEDGGVEEERRLMYVAITRARKRLYMCFSQTRMLHGQTRYNMKSRFFDELPEEALKWLSPRVQSHWFANKKATWEDAKLSGGSDNAIAQRIAQQKTGGSGWRIGESVVHAKFGEGVIVNIEGSGSNCRAQINFGSAGMKVLDLSVAKLERLGR from the coding sequence ATGCAAAATCTCCTCCAGAATCTCAATCCCGAACAACTTGCCGCCGTCACCCTGCCACCGCAGAACGCCCTGATTCTGGCGGGCGCCGGGTCGGGCAAAACGCGTGTGCTGACCACGCGCATCGCGTGGCTGATCCAGACGGGCCAGGTCTCGCCGGCCGGCATCCTGGCTGTCACGTTCACCAACAAGGCGGCAAAGGAGATGCTGACGCGTCTGTCGGCGATGTTGCCAATCAATACACGCGGCATGTGGATCGGCACGTTCCACGGCCTGTGCAACCGCCTGCTGCGCACCCATTACCGCGACGCGGCCCTGCCGCAGTCGTTCCAGATCCTCGACTCGCAGGACCAGCTGTCGATGATCAAGCGCTTGCTGAAGGCGCAGAATGTCGATGATGAGAAGTACCCGCCGAAGACGGTCATGTACTTCATCAACAACCACAAGGACCAGGGCCTGCGCGCCGGGCAAATCGACGCTTACGACGCGATCGAGCGCAAGCTGGTGGAACTGTACGCACTGTACGACGACCAGTGCCAGCGCGAAGGCGTCGTCGATTTCGCCGAACTGCTGCTGCGCACCTATGAACTGCTGACGCGCAACCAGCCGCTGCGCGAACACTATCAGCAGCGCTTCCGCCATATCCTCGTCGACGAGTTCCAGGATACGAACAACCTGCAGTACAACTGGCTGAAACTGCTGGCCGGCCACGGCACGGGAGGCGGCGGCGCGCTGTTTGCCGTGGGCGACGACGACCAGAGCATCTACGCGTTCCGTGGTGCGAATGTCGGCAACATGTCCGCGTTCGAGGCCGAGTTCAATGTGCAGAACCTGATCAAGCTGGAACAGAACTACCGCTCGCACGGCCACATCCTCGATGCGGCCAATATGCTGATCGCCAATAACAGCAAGCGCCTGGGCAAGAACCTGCGCACGGACGCGGGCCACGGCGAGCAGGTGCGCGTCTACGAAGCCAGCTCGGACCTGCAGGAAGCGCAGTGGATCATCGAGGAAGCGAAGAACCTGATCGCCGAAGGCGCCTCGCGCAGCGAGATCGCGGTGCTGTACCGCTCCAACGCGCAGTCGCGCGTGATCGAGCATGCGCTGTTCTCGGCCGGCATTCCGTACCACGTGTACGGCGGCCTGCGCTACTTCCAGCGCGCCGAGGTGAAGCACGCCATCGCGTACCTGCAGCTGATGGACAACCCGCACAACGACTCGGCCTTCCTGCGCGTGGTGAATTTCCCGGCGCGCGGCATCGGTGCGCGCACGCTGGAGCAGCTGCAAAACGCCGCCGAGTCGTACGGCATCTCGCTGTATGCCGCCGTGCCCTACATGGTCGGCAAGGCCGGCACGTCGCTTGGCGGCTTCGTCAAGCTGGTCGAAGGCGTGCGGTTTGAAACGCAGCAGATGGCGCTGCCGGAACTGGTGCGCATCACGCTGGAGTCATCCGGCCTGCTGGCGCACTACGCCACCGAGAAGGAGGGCGCGGACCGCATCGAAAACCTGGAGCAGATGGTCAACGCGGCCACGCAGTTCGTCTCCGAGGAAGGCTACGGGCAAGGCGCCCCGGCTCACCTGGGCCCGCAGGCCGATGCGCAGGCGGGCGAGGCGATCGTCAATGCCGACGGCGTCGAAATCCTCGATGCCGATGCGCCGCTGGCAACCGTGATGTCGCCGCTCTCCGCGTTCCTGTCGCACGCGTCGCTGGAGGCGGGCGACAACCAGGCGCAGGCCGGCCAGGAAGCGCTGCAGCTGATGACGGTGCACTCGGCCAAGGGCCTGGAATTCGACAACGTCTTCATCACGGGCCTGGAGGAAGGCCTGTTCCCGCACGAGAGCAGCTCGAAGGAAGACGGCGGCGTGGAGGAAGAACGCCGCCTGATGTACGTGGCGATCACACGGGCGAGAAAGCGCCTGTACATGTGCTTCTCGCAGACGCGCATGCTGCACGGCCAGACGCGCTACAACATGAAGTCGCGCTTCTTCGACGAGCTGCCGGAGGAAGCGCTGAAATGGCTGTCGCCGCGCGTACAGAGCCACTGGTTCGCCAACAAGAAGGCGACGTGGGAGGATGCCAAACTGTCCGGCGGGTCGGACAACGCCATCGCCCAGCGCATCGCGCAGCAAAAGACGGGCGGCTCCGGCTGGCGCATCGGCGAGTCCGTCGTTCACGCAAAATTCGGCGAGGGCGTCATCGTCAATATCGAAGGCAGCGGCAGCAACTGCCGGGCCCAGATCAATTTCGGCAGTGCCGGGATGAAGGTGCTGGATCTTTCGGTGGCGAAGCTGGAGCGGCTGGGGCGCTAA
- the thiS gene encoding sulfur carrier protein ThiS → MIDIELNGERRQVAPGQTLHDLVAALGLEGQALALAVNRAVVPRQRWREVALQGQERVDIVRAIGGG, encoded by the coding sequence ATGATCGACATCGAACTCAATGGCGAGCGGCGCCAGGTTGCGCCGGGCCAGACGCTGCACGACCTGGTGGCCGCGCTGGGACTGGAAGGGCAGGCCCTGGCGCTGGCCGTCAACCGCGCCGTCGTCCCGCGCCAGCGCTGGCGCGAAGTGGCGCTGCAGGGGCAGGAGCGGGTGGACATCGTGCGCGCCATCGGTGGCGGCTGA
- a CDS encoding ANTAR domain-containing response regulator: protein MTPPATAKRLILIVDDDQLLAEFLSVILQNAGYETMQAHSADHALKLVAEREPDMALLDIHMPGMSGLELAKQLNRETSVPFMFLSGRGDADAGKQAAAYGAVGFVVKPVDEKHLMPAFEAGLARADDIRQLRRTELNLNAALAAGRETSLAVGLLMCKFQTDRNTAFEVLRDHARSSRRKVNEVADQLLTAEETLNGLHAAFYARFKK from the coding sequence ATGACACCACCAGCGACCGCGAAACGCCTGATACTGATTGTCGACGACGATCAATTACTGGCGGAATTTCTCAGTGTAATTCTGCAGAACGCGGGATACGAGACGATGCAGGCGCATTCGGCCGATCACGCCTTGAAGCTGGTCGCCGAACGCGAGCCGGACATGGCGCTGCTGGACATCCACATGCCTGGCATGTCCGGGCTCGAACTGGCCAAGCAGCTGAACCGTGAGACGTCCGTGCCGTTCATGTTCCTGTCCGGCCGCGGCGATGCCGATGCGGGCAAGCAGGCCGCCGCGTATGGTGCCGTGGGATTCGTCGTGAAACCGGTGGACGAAAAACACCTGATGCCGGCATTCGAAGCGGGCCTGGCGCGAGCCGACGATATCCGCCAGCTGCGCCGCACGGAACTGAACCTGAACGCGGCGCTGGCGGCGGGCCGGGAAACCAGCCTGGCCGTGGGGCTGTTGATGTGCAAGTTCCAGACCGACCGGAATACGGCATTCGAGGTGTTGCGCGACCATGCGCGCTCGAGCCGTCGCAAGGTCAACGAGGTGGCCGACCAGCTGCTGACCGCCGAGGAAACGTTGAACGGCCTGCATGCGGCATTTTATGCACGCTTCAAAAAATAA
- a CDS encoding thiazole synthase: MNMTKNDLLTIAGKTYNSRLLVGSGKYKDLQQTRAATDAAGAEIITVAIRRVNIGQDPNAPSLLDVLPPSEYTILPNTAGCYSAKDAVYTLQLARELLNGHKLVKLEVLGDEKTLFPNMPETLVAAKELVKDGFDVMVYCSDDPIQARMLEDIGCVAVMPLASLIGSGMGILNPWNLSLIIEQAGVPVLVDAGVGTASDAAIAMELGCDGVLMNTAIAAAQDPVRMAGAMRLAVLAGREAYLAGRMPRRFAASPSSPMAGRVA, encoded by the coding sequence ATGAACATGACAAAGAATGACCTGCTGACTATCGCAGGCAAGACGTACAACTCGCGCCTGCTGGTCGGCAGCGGCAAGTACAAGGACCTGCAGCAGACGCGCGCGGCGACCGACGCGGCGGGCGCGGAAATCATCACCGTGGCGATCCGCCGCGTCAATATCGGCCAGGACCCGAACGCACCGAGCCTGCTCGACGTGCTGCCGCCGTCTGAATACACGATTCTGCCGAATACGGCCGGCTGCTACAGCGCGAAGGACGCCGTCTACACGCTGCAACTGGCGCGTGAGCTGCTGAACGGCCACAAGCTCGTCAAGCTCGAAGTGCTGGGCGACGAGAAGACGTTGTTCCCCAACATGCCGGAAACGCTGGTGGCAGCAAAGGAACTGGTGAAGGACGGCTTCGACGTGATGGTCTACTGCAGCGACGATCCGATCCAGGCGCGCATGCTGGAAGACATCGGCTGCGTGGCCGTGATGCCGCTGGCGTCGCTGATCGGCTCGGGCATGGGCATCCTGAATCCCTGGAACCTGTCGCTCATTATCGAGCAGGCGGGCGTGCCGGTGCTGGTCGATGCCGGTGTCGGCACGGCGTCCGATGCGGCCATCGCCATGGAACTGGGCTGCGACGGTGTGCTGATGAACACGGCCATCGCGGCGGCGCAGGACCCGGTACGCATGGCCGGCGCCATGCGTCTTGCCGTGCTGGCCGGACGCGAGGCATATCTGGCCGGACGCATGCCGCGCCGCTTTGCCGCTTCGCCGTCGTCGCCGATGGCCGGCCGGGTTGCATGA
- the thiE gene encoding thiamine phosphate synthase: protein MHTEFRGLYLVTPDWDDTDRLLAASDAALAAGAALLQYRHKEASPALRREQAGALLALCRRHGVPFIVNDHIDLCLALDADGVHVGGLDAGVAAARAALGPDKIVGASCYGDVARAIDAQAAGASYVAFGGFYPSRVKKYAVTTQPDILAQARAAGVTVPAVVIGGMTPVNAAVLVAAGADMVAAISSVYGMEPAGVTSAVQAFTALFSRR from the coding sequence ATGCATACCGAATTTCGTGGACTGTATCTCGTTACACCCGACTGGGACGACACCGACCGCCTGCTGGCTGCCAGCGACGCAGCACTCGCAGCCGGCGCGGCGCTGCTGCAGTATCGCCACAAGGAAGCGTCGCCGGCGCTGCGGCGCGAACAGGCCGGCGCACTGCTGGCGCTGTGCCGGCGTCATGGCGTGCCATTCATCGTCAACGATCACATCGACCTGTGCCTGGCACTCGATGCCGACGGCGTGCACGTCGGCGGGCTCGATGCGGGCGTGGCTGCCGCACGCGCCGCGCTGGGGCCGGACAAGATCGTGGGCGCCTCCTGCTATGGCGACGTCGCGCGGGCCATCGATGCGCAGGCGGCCGGCGCCAGCTACGTGGCGTTTGGCGGCTTCTATCCGTCGCGCGTAAAAAAATACGCCGTGACGACGCAGCCGGACATCCTGGCCCAGGCGCGTGCCGCCGGCGTGACGGTGCCGGCGGTCGTCATCGGCGGCATGACCCCTGTCAATGCGGCGGTGCTGGTGGCTGCGGGCGCCGATATGGTCGCTGCCATCAGCAGCGTGTACGGCATGGAGCCGGCAGGCGTTACATCTGCGGTACAGGCATTTACGGCGTTGTTTTCACGTCGCTAA
- the thiC gene encoding phosphomethylpyrimidine synthase ThiC: MNAHHQPHQPFFARTAEVDSAAVAPLPNSRKIYVTGSRPDIRVPMREIAQADTSASFGHEPNPPISVYDTSGPYTDPAANIDIREGLAPMRAGWIAERGDTEELAGPTSQFGQARLADPALAQLRFNLHRKPRRAVDGACVTQMHYARRGIVTPEMEFVAIRENLRRREYLEGLRAAGPMGERLADLMGRQHPGQSFGASIPNEITPEFVRDEIARGRAIIPANINHPELEPMIIGRNFLVKVNANIGNSAVTSSIGEEVEKMTWAIRWGGDTVMDLSTGKHIHETREWIVRNSPVPIGTVPIYQALEKVNGKAEDLTWDIFRDTLIEQAEQGVDYFTIHAGVLLRYVPLTAKRLTGIVSRGGSIMAKWCLAHHKENFLYTHFEDICQIMKAYDVSFSLGDGLRPGSIYDANDEAQLGELKTLGELTQIAWKHDVQVMIEGPGHVPMQLIKENMDLQLEQCSEAPFYTLGPLTTDIAPGYDHITSGIGAAQIGWYGTAMLCYVTPKEHLGLPNKADVKEGMITYKIAAHAADLAKGHPGAQIRDNALSKARFEFRWEDQFNIGLDPDRAREFHDETLPKDSAKVAHFCSMCGPHFCSMKITQEVRDYAAQGMQEKAVEFVKKGAQLYSKA; the protein is encoded by the coding sequence ATGAACGCCCACCACCAGCCTCACCAGCCATTTTTCGCACGTACCGCCGAGGTGGACAGCGCAGCCGTCGCACCGCTGCCGAATTCCCGCAAGATCTACGTCACCGGCAGCCGCCCGGATATCCGCGTGCCCATGCGCGAGATCGCGCAGGCCGATACGTCCGCGTCGTTCGGCCACGAACCGAACCCACCGATTTCCGTGTACGACACGTCCGGTCCGTACACCGATCCGGCAGCAAACATCGATATCCGTGAAGGCCTGGCGCCGATGCGCGCCGGCTGGATCGCGGAGCGGGGCGACACCGAGGAGCTGGCGGGGCCCACGTCGCAATTCGGGCAGGCCCGCCTGGCCGACCCGGCGCTGGCGCAACTGCGCTTCAACCTGCATCGCAAGCCGCGCCGCGCGGTCGATGGCGCCTGCGTCACGCAGATGCATTATGCCCGCCGCGGCATCGTCACGCCGGAGATGGAGTTCGTCGCGATCCGCGAGAACCTGCGCCGCCGCGAATACCTGGAAGGCCTGCGCGCGGCCGGGCCGATGGGAGAGCGGCTGGCGGACCTGATGGGCCGCCAGCATCCCGGCCAGTCGTTCGGCGCATCGATCCCGAACGAGATCACCCCGGAATTCGTGCGCGACGAGATCGCACGGGGCCGCGCCATCATCCCCGCCAACATCAACCACCCGGAACTGGAGCCGATGATCATCGGTCGCAATTTCCTCGTCAAGGTCAACGCCAATATCGGCAACTCCGCCGTCACGTCGTCGATCGGCGAGGAAGTGGAAAAGATGACGTGGGCGATCCGCTGGGGCGGCGACACGGTGATGGACCTGTCCACGGGCAAGCATATCCACGAGACGCGCGAATGGATCGTGCGCAACAGCCCCGTGCCGATCGGTACCGTTCCGATCTACCAGGCGCTGGAAAAGGTGAACGGCAAGGCGGAAGACCTGACGTGGGACATCTTCCGCGACACCCTGATCGAACAGGCGGAGCAGGGCGTCGATTACTTCACCATCCACGCCGGCGTGCTGCTGCGCTACGTGCCGCTGACGGCGAAACGGCTGACGGGCATCGTCTCGCGCGGCGGCTCTATCATGGCGAAATGGTGCCTGGCGCATCACAAGGAGAACTTCCTCTACACGCACTTCGAAGACATTTGCCAGATCATGAAAGCGTACGACGTGTCGTTCAGCCTCGGCGACGGCCTGCGTCCCGGCTCGATCTACGACGCCAACGACGAAGCGCAGCTGGGCGAACTGAAGACGCTGGGCGAACTGACGCAGATCGCGTGGAAGCACGACGTGCAGGTGATGATCGAAGGGCCGGGCCACGTGCCGATGCAGCTGATCAAGGAAAACATGGACCTGCAGCTGGAGCAGTGCAGTGAGGCGCCGTTCTACACGCTGGGCCCTTTGACGACCGATATCGCGCCCGGTTACGACCATATCACGTCCGGCATCGGCGCCGCGCAGATCGGCTGGTACGGTACCGCGATGCTGTGCTACGTGACGCCGAAGGAGCACCTGGGCCTGCCGAACAAGGCCGACGTCAAGGAAGGCATGATCACCTACAAGATCGCCGCGCACGCGGCCGACCTGGCGAAAGGCCATCCGGGCGCGCAGATCCGCGACAACGCGCTGTCCAAGGCGCGCTTCGAATTCCGCTGGGAAGACCAGTTCAACATCGGCCTCGATCCGGACCGCGCCCGCGAGTTCCACGACGAGACGCTGCCGAAGGATTCCGCCAAGGTGGCGCACTTCTGTTCCATGTGCGGCCCGCATTTCTGCTCGATGAAGATCACGCAGGAGGTGCGCGACTACGCGGCGCAGGGCATGCAGGAAAAGGCCGTGGAATTCGTCAAGAAGGGCGCGCAGTTGTACAGCAAAGCGTGA
- a CDS encoding dipeptidase, whose amino-acid sequence MSVNDVLRASIVWDNHTCLPVRPDDASFLPQLERARAAGFTVVSINIGYGDTPVEQHFLMLAQLRHWVRTHPEHYLLVLTAADVARAKHEGKLGVCFDLEGVGALPPQPGLVRLYYDLGVRWMLLAYNRNNAYAGGCLDDDCGLTAQGIELVEEMARVGMVTCASHAGPRTARAIVDASPNPVIFSHSNARALHDHPRNITDDAIRACAARGGVIGINGLGPFLGARDDLADAVARHIDHVAQLVGVEHVGLGLDYAYDQQEVDDYQQKMRAAYPNDRGYAEPFRMLPPEGLTDVVTALMGRGYGEADLKAVLGANLQRIARQVWK is encoded by the coding sequence ATGAGTGTGAACGACGTCCTGCGGGCCAGCATCGTCTGGGATAACCACACCTGCCTGCCGGTCCGGCCCGACGACGCCAGCTTCCTGCCGCAACTGGAACGGGCCCGCGCCGCCGGCTTCACGGTCGTCTCCATCAATATCGGGTATGGCGATACGCCCGTCGAACAACATTTCCTGATGCTGGCGCAGCTGCGCCACTGGGTCAGGACGCACCCCGAACACTATCTGCTGGTGCTGACGGCGGCCGATGTCGCCCGCGCCAAGCATGAGGGCAAGCTGGGCGTGTGCTTCGACCTGGAAGGCGTGGGCGCACTGCCGCCCCAGCCCGGGCTCGTCCGGCTCTACTACGACCTGGGCGTGCGCTGGATGCTGCTGGCCTACAACCGCAACAACGCCTACGCGGGCGGTTGCCTCGATGACGATTGCGGCCTGACGGCGCAAGGCATCGAACTGGTCGAAGAGATGGCAAGAGTGGGCATGGTGACGTGCGCGTCGCACGCGGGGCCGCGCACCGCGCGCGCCATCGTCGACGCGTCGCCCAATCCCGTCATCTTCTCGCATTCGAATGCGCGCGCGCTGCACGATCACCCACGCAACATCACGGATGACGCCATCCGCGCCTGCGCCGCGCGCGGCGGCGTCATCGGCATCAACGGTCTCGGTCCGTTCCTCGGCGCGCGCGACGACCTGGCGGATGCCGTGGCGCGCCACATCGATCACGTGGCGCAGCTGGTGGGCGTCGAACATGTCGGGCTGGGACTCGATTATGCGTACGACCAGCAGGAAGTGGACGACTACCAGCAAAAGATGCGCGCGGCATATCCGAACGACCGGGGCTATGCCGAGCCGTTCCGCATGCTGCCGCCGGAAGGATTGACCGACGTGGTCACCGCGCTGATGGGGCGCGGTTATGGCGAGGCTGACCTCAAGGCGGTACTGGGCGCGAACCTGCAGCGCATTGCACGCCAAGTGTGGAAATAG
- the thiD gene encoding bifunctional hydroxymethylpyrimidine kinase/phosphomethylpyrimidine kinase: MTKHGGARECVLVFAGSDPSAGAGIAADVQAVTAVGAHPLAVVTALTVQDHNRVYEVMPVAPELVLRQARALTAACRIDAVKIGIPGSADNARTIAQVIAELRLEDGTLPVVLDPVLASGHGDRLGRGDAVAALAPLLALATVVTPNGPEAAALGLLESDRALVTGGHDEGGEVVNRWCGRSWTWPRLPGSFHGSGCTLAAALAGLLAQGWPMSEALERAQAYTHATLAAAYRIGAGQHIPLR, translated from the coding sequence ATGACGAAGCACGGCGGTGCGCGGGAGTGCGTGCTGGTATTTGCCGGCTCGGACCCGTCGGCCGGTGCCGGTATCGCCGCGGACGTGCAGGCCGTCACGGCGGTCGGCGCGCATCCGCTGGCGGTCGTGACGGCGCTGACGGTGCAGGACCACAACCGCGTCTACGAAGTCATGCCGGTCGCACCGGAACTGGTGCTGAGGCAGGCGCGCGCGCTGACGGCGGCCTGCCGCATCGACGCGGTCAAGATCGGCATTCCGGGCAGCGCGGACAATGCCCGCACCATTGCGCAGGTGATCGCGGAACTGCGGCTTGAGGACGGCACGCTGCCGGTGGTACTGGACCCCGTACTGGCCAGCGGCCATGGCGATCGCCTGGGCCGGGGCGATGCCGTGGCGGCGCTGGCGCCGCTGCTGGCGCTGGCGACCGTTGTCACGCCGAACGGTCCCGAGGCCGCAGCATTGGGCCTGCTGGAGAGCGACCGTGCGCTGGTCACGGGCGGCCATGACGAGGGCGGCGAAGTCGTCAACCGCTGGTGCGGGCGCAGCTGGACGTGGCCACGCCTGCCGGGCAGTTTTCACGGCAGCGGCTGCACGCTGGCCGCCGCGCTGGCGGGACTGCTGGCGCAGGGCTGGCCGATGAGCGAGGCGCTGGAGCGGGCACAGGCCTACACGCATGCCACGCTGGCCGCGGCCTACCGGATCGGCGCGGGCCAGCACATACCGCTGCGCTGA
- a CDS encoding BPSS1780 family membrane protein yields the protein MNKIAASAGWRWVKQGFALFRKQPGGMSTLFLAYMIVTALLNLIPLLGQVAQGVLLPVFSIGFMRAAQQIQLERPVVPALLGTGFRKPLMGRLCVLGALHIVAAIVAAGVLLLIADTETLTQMATGKAQPDPELLRDSGLFPGMVMALLIYLPAITVICFAVPLVYWSAMGPGKALFYAFFAAKRAFTAFVVFGFSLFAIALFSSQIVLLLLGFGPFSLALLRVMFVLLFGVAHCALYAAYCDIFGTPAADDKAPLPPA from the coding sequence ATGAACAAGATCGCCGCAAGCGCCGGATGGCGCTGGGTCAAGCAGGGGTTTGCCCTGTTCCGCAAACAACCGGGCGGAATGTCGACGCTGTTCCTGGCCTACATGATCGTCACGGCGCTGCTCAACCTCATTCCCCTGCTGGGGCAAGTGGCGCAGGGCGTGCTGCTGCCCGTGTTTTCCATCGGCTTCATGCGCGCCGCCCAGCAGATCCAGCTGGAGCGACCCGTGGTGCCGGCCCTGCTGGGCACGGGCTTTCGCAAGCCGCTGATGGGACGCCTGTGCGTGCTGGGCGCGCTGCACATCGTCGCGGCCATCGTTGCCGCCGGCGTGCTGCTGCTGATCGCCGACACGGAAACGCTGACGCAGATGGCCACCGGCAAGGCGCAGCCCGACCCGGAACTGCTGCGCGATTCGGGTCTGTTCCCCGGCATGGTGATGGCGCTGCTGATCTACCTGCCGGCCATTACCGTGATCTGCTTTGCCGTGCCGCTCGTGTACTGGAGCGCCATGGGCCCCGGCAAGGCGCTGTTTTATGCCTTCTTTGCCGCCAAGCGGGCGTTCACGGCGTTTGTCGTGTTCGGGTTCAGCCTGTTCGCCATCGCCCTGTTCAGCTCCCAGATCGTCCTGCTGCTGCTGGGCTTCGGACCGTTTTCGCTGGCGCTGCTGCGCGTCATGTTCGTGCTCCTGTTCGGCGTGGCCCACTGCGCGCTGTACGCGGCGTATTGCGACATCTTCGGCACCCCGGCCGCGGACGACAAGGCGCCCCTGCCGCCGGCGTGA
- a CDS encoding response regulator: protein MNMNDVLEASKPLPPAPHLLHIDAEDTAALILATLMVPEIRVTRVASVAAAEALLQQQTFALIVLDPDLPDGDGQHVTDALRERGVHTPVLLYSARQPSLHHQAHAFLPKPWTSPRQLWQAVCRLLEMDLAAMA, encoded by the coding sequence ATGAACATGAACGACGTCCTGGAGGCCAGCAAACCGCTGCCGCCCGCCCCCCACTTGCTGCACATCGATGCCGAAGACACGGCGGCGCTGATCCTGGCGACGTTGATGGTGCCGGAAATCCGCGTCACCCGCGTCGCGTCGGTCGCCGCCGCCGAGGCCCTGCTGCAGCAACAGACTTTCGCCCTGATTGTGCTGGACCCGGATCTGCCGGACGGCGACGGCCAGCATGTAACCGACGCGCTGCGCGAGCGTGGCGTGCACACGCCCGTTCTGCTGTATTCCGCGCGTCAACCCAGCCTGCACCACCAGGCCCATGCTTTCCTGCCGAAGCCATGGACGTCGCCGCGCCAGCTGTGGCAGGCCGTTTGCCGTTTGCTCGAGATGGATCTGGCGGCCATGGCGTGA
- a CDS encoding S-(hydroxymethyl)glutathione dehydrogenase/class III alcohol dehydrogenase, producing the protein MKTKAAVAWKAGAPLTIEEVELGGPREGEVLVEIKATGICHTDYYTLSGADPEGIFPAILGHEGAGVVVDVGPGVKSLKKDDHVIPLYTPECRQCKFCLSQKTNLCQAIRSTQGRGLMPDATSRFSIDGKPIFHYMGTSTFSNYIVVPEIALAKIREDAPFDKVCYIGCGVTTGVGAVLFTAKVEAGANVVVFGLGGIGLNVIQAAKMVGADKIIGVDINPGREAMARQFGMTHFINPNDVENVVDAIIQLTDGGADYSFECVGNTTLMRQALECCHKGWGKSIIIGVAAAGQEISTRPFQLVTGREWKGSAFGGARGRTDVPKIVDWYMDGKLNIDDLITHKLSLDQINEGFDLMKSGESIRSVVMY; encoded by the coding sequence ATGAAGACCAAGGCAGCAGTAGCATGGAAGGCGGGCGCACCGCTGACGATCGAGGAAGTGGAGCTGGGCGGACCGCGCGAGGGTGAAGTCCTTGTCGAGATCAAGGCCACCGGCATCTGCCACACCGACTATTACACCCTGTCCGGCGCCGACCCGGAAGGCATTTTCCCTGCCATTCTCGGCCATGAAGGCGCCGGCGTCGTGGTGGACGTGGGTCCGGGCGTGAAGAGCCTGAAGAAGGATGACCACGTCATCCCGCTGTACACGCCGGAATGTCGCCAGTGCAAATTCTGCCTGTCGCAGAAGACTAACCTGTGCCAGGCCATCCGCTCGACGCAGGGCCGGGGTCTGATGCCCGATGCGACCAGCCGCTTCTCCATCGACGGCAAGCCGATCTTCCACTACATGGGCACCTCCACGTTCTCCAACTACATCGTGGTGCCGGAAATCGCGCTGGCGAAGATTCGTGAAGATGCGCCGTTCGACAAGGTCTGCTATATCGGCTGCGGCGTGACGACGGGTGTCGGCGCCGTGCTGTTCACCGCGAAGGTGGAAGCGGGCGCCAATGTTGTCGTGTTCGGGCTGGGCGGCATCGGCCTGAACGTCATCCAGGCGGCGAAGATGGTGGGTGCCGACAAGATCATCGGTGTCGACATCAATCCGGGCCGCGAAGCGATGGCACGCCAGTTCGGCATGACGCACTTCATCAACCCGAACGACGTGGAGAACGTCGTCGACGCCATTATCCAGCTGACGGACGGTGGCGCCGACTACAGCTTCGAATGCGTCGGCAACACCACGCTGATGCGCCAGGCACTCGAGTGCTGCCACAAGGGCTGGGGCAAGTCGATCATCATCGGCGTGGCGGCGGCCGGGCAGGAAATCTCCACGCGGCCGTTCCAGCTGGTCACGGGCCGCGAATGGAAGGGCTCCGCATTCGGCGGCGCGCGCGGCCGGACGGACGTGCCGAAGATCGTCGACTGGTATATGGACGGCAAGCTCAATATCGACGACCTGATCACCCATAAACTGTCGCTCGACCAGATCAACGAAGGCTTCGACCTGATGAAGTCGGGCGAATCGATCCGCTCCGTCGTGATGTATTGA